One segment of Panicum virgatum strain AP13 chromosome 3K, P.virgatum_v5, whole genome shotgun sequence DNA contains the following:
- the LOC120698283 gene encoding calcium-dependent protein kinase 14 isoform X2: MQTENLEKSARTVLGRPMEDVKSTYTIGKELGRGQFGVTSLCTHKATGERFACKTISKRKLSTKEDIEDVRREVQIMYHLSGQPGVVELKGAYEDKSSVHLVMELCAGGELFDRIIAKGHYTERAAASLLRTIVEIVHTCHAMGVIHRDLKPENFLLVSKDANAPLKATDFGLSVFFKEGEVFRDIVGSAYYIAPEVLKRSYGPEADIWSIGVIVYILLCGVPPFWAESEHGIFNAILRGQVDFTSNPWPRISHGAKDLVRKMLNPDPKQRISAYDVLNHPWIKEDGEAPDTPLDNAVLGRLKQFRAMNQFKKAALRVIAGCLSEEEIRGLKEMFKSMDCDTSGTITVDELRRGLAKKGTKLSEAEVQQLMDAADADGNGTIDYEEFITATMHMNRMDRDEHLYTAFQYFDKDNSGYITMEELEQALREKGLLDGRDIKEIVAEVDADNDGRINYTEFAAMMRKGDPEPSNPKKRRDVVL; this comes from the exons ATGCAAACCGAGAATCTTGAGAAATCTGCCCGCA CCGTGCTGGGGCGGCCGATGGAGGACGTGAAGAGCACCTACACCATCGGCAAGGAGCTCGGGCGCGGGCAGTTCGGCGTCACGTCGCTGTGCACGCACAAGGCCACGGGGGAGAGGTTCGCGTGCAAGACCATCAGCAAGCGCAAGCTGTCGACCAAGGAGGACATCGAGGACGTGCGGCGCGAGGTGCAGATCATGTACCACCTCTCCGGGCagcccggcgtggtggagctcaagggCGCCTACGAGGACAAGAGCTCGGTGCACCTCGTCATGGAGCTGTGCGCCGGCGGGGAGCTCTTCGACCGGATCATCGCCAAGGGCCACTACaccgagcgcgccgccgcgtcgctgcTCCGGACCATCGTCGAGATCGTCCACACCTGCCACGCCATGGGCGTCATCCACCGGGACCTCAAGCCCGAGAACTTCCTCCTCGTCAGCAAGGACGCGAACGCGCCGCTCAAGGCCACCGACTTCGGGCTCTCCGTCTTCTTCAAAGAAGGGGAGGTGTTCAGGGACATCGTCGGCAGCGCCTACTACATCGCGCCGGAGGTGCTGAAGCGGAGCTACGGGCCGGAGGCCGACATCTGGAGCATCGGCGTCATCGTCTACATCCTGCTCTGCGGCGTTCCGCCCTTCTGGGCAG AATCGGAGCACGGTATCTTCAACGCCATCCTGAGAGGGCAGGTTGACTTCACCAGCAACCCGTGGCCGCGCATCTCGCACGGCGCCAAGGACCTCGTCAGGAAGATGCTCAACCCTGACCCCAAGCAGCGGATTTCTGCATACGACGTCCTCA ATCATCCGTGGATCAAGGAGGATGGCGAGGCGCCTGACACGCCGCTGGATAACGCTGTCCTCGGCCGGCTCAAGCAGTTCAGAGCTATGAACCAGTTCAAGAAGGCGGCGCTACGG GTTATCGCCGGATGCCTGTCGGAGGAGGAGATCAGGGGTCTCAAGGAGATGTTCAAGAGCATGGACTGCGACACCAGCGGCACGATCACCGTGGACGAGCTCCGGCGAGGGCTGGCCAAGAAGGGCACCAAGCTCAGCGAGGCCGAAGTCCAGCAGCTCATGGACGCC GCCGACGCCGACGGGAACGGGACGATCGACTACGAGGAGTTCATCACGGCGACGATGCACATGAACCGGATGGACCGGGACGAGCACCTCTACACCGCGTTCCAGTACTTCGACAAGGACAACAGCGGGTACATCACCATGGAGGAGCTGGAGCAGGCCCTCAGGGAGAAGGGGCTCCTCGACGGCCGGGACATCAAGGAGATCGTGGCGGAGGTCGACGCCGACAAC GACGGGCGCATCAACTACACCGAGTTCGCGGCGATGATGAGGAAAGGGGACCCGGAGCCGTCCAACCCCAAGAAGCGGCGCGACGTCGTCCTGTGA
- the LOC120698283 gene encoding calcium-dependent protein kinase 14 isoform X1: MASHPSRKRFPRRPPGQSPRVRCASASPARERASNPPSPPAPAADMGNCCCGGSSSSAEPAPPDASAGSSRPGGSFSGGPLAGAATSAPTPARPPAPVGPVLGRPMEDVKSTYTIGKELGRGQFGVTSLCTHKATGERFACKTISKRKLSTKEDIEDVRREVQIMYHLSGQPGVVELKGAYEDKSSVHLVMELCAGGELFDRIIAKGHYTERAAASLLRTIVEIVHTCHAMGVIHRDLKPENFLLVSKDANAPLKATDFGLSVFFKEGEVFRDIVGSAYYIAPEVLKRSYGPEADIWSIGVIVYILLCGVPPFWAESEHGIFNAILRGQVDFTSNPWPRISHGAKDLVRKMLNPDPKQRISAYDVLNHPWIKEDGEAPDTPLDNAVLGRLKQFRAMNQFKKAALRVIAGCLSEEEIRGLKEMFKSMDCDTSGTITVDELRRGLAKKGTKLSEAEVQQLMDAADADGNGTIDYEEFITATMHMNRMDRDEHLYTAFQYFDKDNSGYITMEELEQALREKGLLDGRDIKEIVAEVDADNDGRINYTEFAAMMRKGDPEPSNPKKRRDVVL; the protein is encoded by the exons ATGGCCAGCCACCCCTCCCGGAAAAGGTTCCCCCGTCGCCCACCCGGACAATCTCCCCGGGTTCGCTGCGCGTCCGCGTCCCCGGcgcgcgagcgagcgagcaatcccccctcgccgccggcgccggccgccgacaTGGGCAACTGCTGCTGCGGGGGGTCGTCGTCATCGGcggagcccgcgccgccggacgCCTCCGCCGGCTCCAGCCGCCCCGGGGGCAGCTTCAGCGGGGGGCcgctggccggcgcggcgacctCGGCGCCCACGCCCGCCAGGCCCCCGGCGCCCGTGGGCCCCGTGCTGGGGCGGCCGATGGAGGACGTGAAGAGCACCTACACCATCGGCAAGGAGCTCGGGCGCGGGCAGTTCGGCGTCACGTCGCTGTGCACGCACAAGGCCACGGGGGAGAGGTTCGCGTGCAAGACCATCAGCAAGCGCAAGCTGTCGACCAAGGAGGACATCGAGGACGTGCGGCGCGAGGTGCAGATCATGTACCACCTCTCCGGGCagcccggcgtggtggagctcaagggCGCCTACGAGGACAAGAGCTCGGTGCACCTCGTCATGGAGCTGTGCGCCGGCGGGGAGCTCTTCGACCGGATCATCGCCAAGGGCCACTACaccgagcgcgccgccgcgtcgctgcTCCGGACCATCGTCGAGATCGTCCACACCTGCCACGCCATGGGCGTCATCCACCGGGACCTCAAGCCCGAGAACTTCCTCCTCGTCAGCAAGGACGCGAACGCGCCGCTCAAGGCCACCGACTTCGGGCTCTCCGTCTTCTTCAAAGAAGGGGAGGTGTTCAGGGACATCGTCGGCAGCGCCTACTACATCGCGCCGGAGGTGCTGAAGCGGAGCTACGGGCCGGAGGCCGACATCTGGAGCATCGGCGTCATCGTCTACATCCTGCTCTGCGGCGTTCCGCCCTTCTGGGCAG AATCGGAGCACGGTATCTTCAACGCCATCCTGAGAGGGCAGGTTGACTTCACCAGCAACCCGTGGCCGCGCATCTCGCACGGCGCCAAGGACCTCGTCAGGAAGATGCTCAACCCTGACCCCAAGCAGCGGATTTCTGCATACGACGTCCTCA ATCATCCGTGGATCAAGGAGGATGGCGAGGCGCCTGACACGCCGCTGGATAACGCTGTCCTCGGCCGGCTCAAGCAGTTCAGAGCTATGAACCAGTTCAAGAAGGCGGCGCTACGG GTTATCGCCGGATGCCTGTCGGAGGAGGAGATCAGGGGTCTCAAGGAGATGTTCAAGAGCATGGACTGCGACACCAGCGGCACGATCACCGTGGACGAGCTCCGGCGAGGGCTGGCCAAGAAGGGCACCAAGCTCAGCGAGGCCGAAGTCCAGCAGCTCATGGACGCC GCCGACGCCGACGGGAACGGGACGATCGACTACGAGGAGTTCATCACGGCGACGATGCACATGAACCGGATGGACCGGGACGAGCACCTCTACACCGCGTTCCAGTACTTCGACAAGGACAACAGCGGGTACATCACCATGGAGGAGCTGGAGCAGGCCCTCAGGGAGAAGGGGCTCCTCGACGGCCGGGACATCAAGGAGATCGTGGCGGAGGTCGACGCCGACAAC GACGGGCGCATCAACTACACCGAGTTCGCGGCGATGATGAGGAAAGGGGACCCGGAGCCGTCCAACCCCAAGAAGCGGCGCGACGTCGTCCTGTGA